The following proteins are co-located in the Paenibacillus sp. FSL H8-0079 genome:
- a CDS encoding glycosyltransferase, producing the protein MRKTRTKARFATQSKVTGRKTVLKKRSLKSGQKKGTKAYVFVIPPRPQMPQAKDGAKNEAENGIENGIRDASPHGDDSQRPMLSVIIPAMNEEKTIGAVVREALRICRDAEVLVVVNGSTDGTANAAKRAGARVLTYAEALGHDGGRKVGAAAARGQVLLFTDADIAIPAEHLAPYVQAVLKGTDVALNDYHGPVTRSPIHPVVEAKHMLNSILARSDLRGASMTAIPHALSRHGLEVIGITSLEVPPLAQAKAVIGGLRVRAVHHVPVGRLNAVRIKKRSGPDPLSHVVLNDHLAAIRWITDTLGPRGGHTDLQRVRSLAR; encoded by the coding sequence TTGCGTAAAACCCGTACTAAAGCACGTTTTGCAACGCAATCGAAAGTGACAGGCAGAAAAACAGTACTGAAGAAACGAAGTTTGAAGTCTGGACAGAAAAAGGGTACAAAGGCCTATGTGTTCGTTATTCCACCCAGGCCGCAGATGCCACAGGCAAAGGATGGGGCCAAGAATGAAGCCGAAAATGGGATTGAAAATGGCATAAGAGATGCTTCTCCGCATGGGGACGATTCTCAGCGGCCGATGCTCTCGGTCATTATCCCTGCCATGAATGAGGAGAAAACGATTGGTGCCGTCGTTCGGGAAGCGCTGCGGATATGCCGTGACGCTGAAGTGCTTGTCGTTGTGAATGGTTCAACAGACGGTACAGCTAATGCAGCTAAACGTGCAGGAGCACGAGTACTCACTTATGCCGAAGCACTGGGGCATGATGGAGGACGAAAAGTAGGTGCAGCGGCGGCCCGCGGTCAGGTATTGCTGTTCACTGATGCAGATATTGCAATCCCTGCCGAGCACCTTGCACCTTATGTGCAGGCTGTGCTGAAGGGAACGGATGTGGCACTTAACGACTACCATGGACCGGTCACTCGCAGCCCCATTCATCCGGTAGTGGAGGCGAAACACATGTTGAACAGCATACTCGCCAGATCCGATCTCCGTGGGGCTTCGATGACAGCTATTCCGCATGCATTAAGCCGTCATGGACTTGAGGTGATCGGAATAACATCACTGGAAGTTCCGCCGCTCGCACAAGCGAAGGCAGTGATTGGCGGTCTCCGGGTACGCGCTGTTCATCACGTACCTGTGGGCAGATTGAATGCAGTTCGGATCAAGAAACGAAGTGGGCCTGATCCGCTCAGTCATGTGGTGCTGAATGATCATCTGGCAGCAATCAGGTGGATTACGGACACGCTCGGTCCCCGTGGAGGTCATACCGATCTGCAACGTGTTCGCAGCCTGGCGAGGTAA